CTTCGGACACGTGCTGGAGAGCGTGTCCCACTTCAAGCTGGCGCACGGTGACGGCGTGGGCCTGGGCATGTTGCTGGCCCTGGACGTGGGCCGCCACCTCGGCGTGACGCCAGAGCCGGTGGCCGCCGAGGTCGAGGCCGCGCTGGCGCAGGGGCCGGGTGTCCTCGGCCGGGAACGCGCCGCCGCCCTGCTCCGCCGCGCGCCAATGAAGGACATCCGGGCGCTGCTCACCGCCGACAAGAAGGCCGGCGCCAAGGGCGAGCTGCGCATGGTGCTGCTGACAGGCATCGGCACCACCGAGGTCCGTGACGTCACGGAGCCCGAATGGCGCGCGCTGTGGCCCGCCTGGACGAAGGGAGTGCGACCATGAGCACGACGGACAAGGCTTCTCGAATCCGCGTCGACCCGTCCGCGCTGCGCCCCGCCGCGCTCACGCCGCCGGTGTCCAAGTCGGACGCGCAGCGGGCGCTGGTGCTGGGGCACCTCACGGGCGCGTGGCCCTTGCCCTCCGTTCAAGCCGAACCCGACGAGGACCTCCCCGCCGACGTGCGCGTCCTTCGCCGGGGCGTCGAGGCCCTCCGGCTGCCGCCCGACGCCGTGCGCGACATCGACTGCGCGGACGGTGGCGCCCCCTTCCGCATCCTCGTCACCCAGGCCGCGGTGACGCCGGGGGCGCAGGCGCGCTTCACCGGCACGCCGCGCCTGGGCGAGCGGCCCCATGGCCCGCTCTTCACCTCGCTGCGCGAAGCCCTGTCGTCCGCCGGCCTCACGCTCACCGACGGCGCGCCCTGGCCCGTGACGCTCCACGCGCCCCGTGACACCTCGAATGTCACAGCCGTGTTCCGAGTCCCGGGCTCCCAGAGCAGCCAGTACGCCTCCAGCCTGCTGCTGGGCTGCGCGGCGCTGTACCTGCGCGAGCGTCGACCGTGGCGTGTGGAAATCGAAGGGGGCCTCACGAGCGCCGGTTACCTGGAGCTGACGCTCACGTGGCTGCGGCGCTTCGGCTTCGACATCCAGTCCGCGCCGTCCAGCTACACCGTGGCCGGCTACACGGCGCCCGCGTCCGTCCCCACGCTTCCGGGGGACTGGTCCTCGCTGGGCTACCTGCTCCTGGTGGCCTGGAAGACGGGCGGCACCGTGGTGCGCGCGGACACGGGAAGCGCCCATCCGGACGACGCGATGGTCCGGCTCATCGAACAGGTGGGCCTGCGCGCCGTCCCCACGGGTGAGACATTCTCACTGAAGGTGGAAGGGCAGCTATCAGGGGGCCTGCGTGCGTCCGGCGAGGAATGCCCGGACCTGCTGCCCACATTGGCGGCGCTCGCGTGCGTGCTCCCCGCCCCTTCGACGCTCACCGAGGTGGGCATCCTCCGCGTCAAGGAGAGTGACCGCCTGGAGGGCATCCGCACACTCGTGGCGGCCTTCGGCGGGACGACGGAGCTCCAGGGGGAGCGGCTCCAGATTCACCCACCCCGCACGCCACCCTCCGGGTTCGAAATGAGCAGCCAGGGCGACCACAGACTGGCGATGACGGCTGCCACACTGTGTGTCCTGTCCGGTAGCCCGCTGACCCTCACGGGGCCGGAGTGCGTGGAGAAGAGCTTTCCGGGGTTCTGGCGCCAGTTGTCCCGCGCAGGTGTTCGGATAACTGATGCACCCTGAGACCATCAGTGTCCGGCCAGCAGACTTATCGTTCTTTTTTGTTGAAAGCACTCTCCGCCCTGTGAAATCTCCGCCCCATGGCCAAGGACACGCTGACGATCACCGACAATCGGACCGGGAAGACCTACGAGGTCCCGATCGAGAACGGCTGTATTCGCACCAATGCTCTCCGCCAGATCAAGTCGGGCGACGATGACTTTGGTCTGATGGGCTACGACCCGGCGTTCCTCAATACAGCCAACTGTAAGAGCGCCATCACCTTCATCGACGGGGACAAGGGCATCCTGGAGTACCGGGGCTACCCCATCGAGCAGCTCGCGGAGAAGTCGAGCTTCATCGAGGTCGCGTACCTCCTCCTCAACGGTGAGCTGCCCACGCCGAAGGAGCTGGAGCAGTTCAACCACCTCGTCACGCACCACACCTACGTGCACGAGAACGTGAAGAGCTTCATGGACGGGTTCCGCTACGACGCGCACCCCATGTCCATGCTGAGCTCCACGGTGGCGGCGCTGTCGAGCTTCTACCCCGACGCGAAGAACATCAAGGACCCGCTCAGCCGCCGCATCCAGATCACCCGGCTGATCGCCAAGATGCCCACCATCGCCGCGTTCTCCTACCGGCACACGATGGGCCTGCCGTACATCTACCCGGACAACGACCTGTCCTACGTCGCCAACTTCCTGGCGATGATCAAGCGCATCGGCACGTCGACCTACAAGGTCCACCCGGTGCTCGAGCGCGCGCTCGACATCCTCTTCATCCTCCACGCGGACCACGAGCAGAACTGCTCCACCACGTCCGTGCGCACGGTGGGCTCGTCCGAAGTGGACCCCTACTCGGCGGTCAGCGCGGGCATCGGCGCCCTCTACGGCCCGCTGCACGGCGGCGCCAACGAGGCCGTGCTGCGCATGCTGCGCGACATCGGCCACATCTCGAAGATCCCCGAGTTCATCAAGTCGGTGAAGAGCGGCGAGGGTGAGAAGAAGCTGATGGGCTTCGGTCACCGCGTCTACAAGTCCTACGACCCGCGCGCCAAGGTCATCAAGCGCGTGGCTGACGAGGTCTTCGAGGTGACGGGCAAGAACCCGCTGCTCGAGATCGCCGTCGAGCTCGAGCGCATCGCCCTCGAGGACGAGTACTTCGTGAAGCGCAAGCTGTACCCGAACGTCGACTTCTACTCGGGCCTCATCTACGAGGCCATGGGCTTCCAGGTCGAGATGTTCCCGGTGCTCTTCGCCATCCCCCGCACGGTGGGCTGGTGCGCGCAGTGGGAGGAGATGGTCACGGACAACGAGCAGAAGATCGCCCGTCCGCGCCAGGTCTTCACGGGCGCCCCGCGCCGCGACTACGTCCCCATGGACAAGCGCGCCGCCAAGTAATCGGTGACGCCAGGGTCCACGCCACGCGCGTGGGCCTGAAGCACGAAGGGGCGAGGAACCGCGAGGTTCCCCGCCCCTCTCGCTTTTCCCTCGGCGGCGCTCAGCCCGTCCGAGAGGAGGTGCCCGGCTGCGACTCGTCGTAGAGGCCCTCGATGACGCGCGCGTACTTCTCCGCCACCACGTTGCGGCGCACGCTCAGCTTCGGCGTCAGCTCCCCGCCCTCCACGGAGAAGTCCTTGGGCAGCAGGGCGAAGCGCTTGATGGTCTCGAAGCGGGACAGCTTCGGATTCACATCACGCTCCACGCGTTCCTGGAGGAACTGGCGCACGCGCGCATCCTCCGCGAGCAGCGCCACATCCTCCGGCCAGCCCTGCGTCTTGGCCAGGGCCTTGGCCTTCTCCGCGTCCAGCGTGAGCAGCGCCACCAGGTAGTTGCGGCGCTCGCCCAGCACCACCGCCTGCCCCACGCCCGGCAGGGCCTTCAGCAGCTCCTCGATGTTGGAGGGCGACGTCTTCTTTCCGCCCGACGTGACGATGATGTCCTTCTTGCGGCCGGTGATCTGCACGAAGCCTTCCGCGTCGAGCTGCCCCACGTCCCCGGAGTGCAGCCACCCGTCCGCGAGCAGCTCCGCGGTGGCCTCCGGGTTCTTGTAGTAGCCCATGCAGACGTTGCCGCCCCGCACGAGCAGCTCGCCGTCGTCCGCGATGCGCAGCTCCACGCCCATCATCGCCCGGCCCACGGAGCCCAGCCGCGTGTAGGCCTCCGTGTTCACCGTGCCGGGGCCCGTCACCTCCGTCATGCCCCACACCTCGTGGATGACGATGTCGATGGAGGCGAAGAAGTCGAGCACGTCCCGGCCAATGGGCGCCGCCGCGGTGGCGAAGAAGGTCACCCGGTCCATGCCGATGCGCTCCTTGAGCGGACCGAAGATGAGCCGGCGGGCCAGGCGGTACTGGGCCTCCATCAGCATGGGCACGCTCTGCTGGCGCATCACCCGCGCGTTGCGCTCCGAGGCCACACGGCGCGCCCAAGCCACCACCTTGCGCTTCGTGGGCGGCTGCGCGTTGAGCCCGTCCTCCGCCTTCGCCTTGAACTTCTCCCACACGCGGGGCACGCCGAAGAAGAACGAGGGGCGCACCTCCCGCAGGCTCTGCGGCATCGCGTCCACCGACGTCGCGAAGTACACCTGGACCCCGTTCAGCAAGGGGCTGTGGAGCGAGATGATCTGCTCCGCGATGTGCGACAGGGGCAGATACGACACCAGCGAGGACGACTCCGGCCCGCCGAAGGTCACCGAGTCCGTGAGCTGTTTCGCCGTCCACACCAGGTTGTGGTGGCTGAGCATCACCCCCTTGGGGTGGCCGGTGGTGCCCGAGGTGTAGATGAGGGTGCCCATGGCCTCGGGCTTCAGCGTGTTGACGCTGTCCCAATAGGGCTTCTCGTCCGCCCCCGCGCCCTGGGCCAGCACGTCCGCGTAGCGCAGCACGCCCTGGGGGAGCGTCGTGGGGGCGTCCATGACGATGAGGTGGCGCAGCTTGGGCAGCCGCTCGCGCAGGGCCAGGCCGGTGCGCAGGTGCTTCTCGTTCTCCACCACCAGCACCGTGGCCTCGCAGTGCCCCAGGATGTACTCGAGCTGCTCCGGCGAGCTGGTGGTGTAGAGACCGACAGGGACCCCACCCAGGGCGATGGCCGCCAGGTCGGCGACGTGCCACTCCTCGCGGTTGAAGCTCAGGATGCCCACCGGCTGACCCGCGCCCACCCCCAGCGCGTGGAGGCCCAGGGCGAAGCGCTTCACCCGCTGCGCGTATTCGAACCACGAGGTGGGCGCATAGGCGCCCCCACGGCGCGTCCACAGCGCTGGCCGATGCTCCTGCTGCGTGGCCCGGTCATGGAGCGCATGCACCACCGTCTTGGGAAGGTCCATGCCCGGAACGCTAGCGGATGCAAGGCCTCCCACCAATGTCCCCACGTCTCGGACGTTGACATATGGTTGGAGTGCTTTGTATGCCGCGCCCGACCATGAGCATCGACTTCACCTGCCAGAAGTGCGAGGCGAGCTTCGAGCTGGACGCTCAGGACCTCATCGAGGGGACTGAGAAAATCGTCTGCCCGCATTGCGACGCCAAGGCGCCCGCCAACCTCACGGAAGATTTCGTGGCCGCCCTCACGGAGATGCGCGCGCAGATCGCCGCGCTGGACAAGCGCTTCGCTGTGTCGATGACACTCGAGTCCGAGGACCTGGAAGACGTGCTCGACGACGACGACGAGGACGACGACGAGGATGAGTCCGAGGACGACGACCTCGACGAGGATGAGGACGAGGACGTCGACGACGAAGAGGACTACGACGAGGACGAGGACGACGACGACCGTCGCTGAGCCTGTCCGCTTGCCCCTCGGCCCGGGGAGCGTCCACTGTGGGTGGGGGTAACCGGGCCTGGAGTGCAACCCTCCCGGCAGATGGCCGGGTGCGTAGCTTAAAGGCGTGAAAACGCCCAACCGAGCCACTTTGTTCGTCGCACCTCTCTCGGCCGTGCTTCTGGCGCTCGGAGGGCTGCTGTTGTTCCCCGCCTTCACCGCCCCGGAGGCCCTCGCGGCCCTCGGCGGCGCCCCGGGGCAACAGCCCTGCGTCACCGAAGGCGAAGAGGACCCCAAGGCCTGCTCCGAGCTCGTGGAGCTCGAGGTGCAGGACGTCGTCCCGCTGGAGGAGGCCCAGGCTCACGCCGTGGTGCTGGCCACCAAGGACAAGGGCATCGTCCTCCCGGTGTTCGTGGACGAGGCCTCGGCCATCTCCATCGCCTTCCGGCTCGCGGAGCGCCAGCCGCCTCAGCCACTCGCCCAGGACCTGCTGGATGACGTGGTGAACCGGCTCGGCGGCAAGGTCACCGAGGTCCGCATCGACGACCTCCGCGACAACGTCTACTCGGGCCGCGTCTTCCTGGAGCAGGGCCAGAAGAAGATGACGCTGGAGGCCCGGCCGTCGGACTCCATCGCCATGGCCCTCACCAGCCACGCCCGCATCCGCGTGACCCGCAAGGTGCTGACGCTGGCGGGCATCACCCGCGAGGAGATCGAGGGGCTGCAGAAGGAAGGCCCCGGCGTGGGTGGCAGCGGGCCCCTGGACATGACGCCCGGCTTCCCCTCGCCCGGCGCCCCGAACGAGCCTCCCATCGACATGGACCTGAAGGGCCTGCCGCCGGGCCACCCGATGCCCAAGACGCCGCCGCTGGGCACGGGCAAGGAGATTGAGCTCTAGTCCCAAGGCCCACGGCGGCGACGCGGCTCACCTTGAGTCCGCAGGGAGACTGGACCTCCCTGCGGACTCATTGCGTTTCATGGCAATTCGGTACGGAGGATCCAGCGCTCCAACTCGGTGGGCACGTAGTAATCCCCCGTCCAGGGGGGAATGGACTCGGGGAAGCGGCTGATCGGGTGGTTCGGCATGTACCTGAAGGTCTTCTCCGCCTCTCGCTCGTTCACGAAGAGCTGGTACGACGAGTACAGCTCGTGCTCGAGGTTGAGGATGTAGAGGCGTGAGTTCACCACCGCCGTCGCCCGCTCCGGAAGGGGGAGCATCAGGTCTTCAGGACGCAGGGGCGCTCCGGAAGAAGGCGTGCGGTGAGGAATCTTGTGCATCAGCTCGTGGCGCCGCTGCTGAAGAACCCGCTCCAGGTCATCGTTGACCTCCTCGTAGTTCCGATTCGTTCCGGGTCTGATCTGGAAGTGATGCCTTTGCTGCACCACATCGTTGATGTGGAAGCGGCGAAGCCGGTCGAGCGTCCAGGGCACCCGGCTGTTGCGCGCGTTCAGGATGGTCTCACGCCACCCCAACGCGTGGAGGGCCCACTCATGGGACAGGATGAGCGCGATGCCCCCCGGGTGGTGGGTCGCCATCCCACGGAGGGCCAGAATGACGCGAATCCGCAGGTGCTGGTTGATGTCGAAGCCGGGCAACTCTTCGCGGTCGAGGAACCGGAGGAGCTTCCACGTCCCACCCGGCGTCCGGGGGTCCGTCGTATCCAGCACCTCGATGTCGGAGGCCCCATCGATGCCATCCGGCGCGGTCTCCCGGACCTCAATCACAAGCGGGACGAAGTCCCGCGGCTCCGAGATGATGCGGAAGGGATCGATCACCCGCGAGACGAACACGGGCGAGTTTTCGATGACCTCCATGACCCGAGGGATGGTCCTCTTGAGTTCCTCGTAGCCCGGGATGGGGCGCAGATTCCTCAGCGGGGGTTGCTCCTCCGAGGACGTGTCCCCCACCGAAGTGGCGCTGCTCGAGGACCGGGCGCGATTGCGGACCGCCACGTTGGAGGGGCCCACGTCCACCTCCATGCCCGGCGCCCGGCGGACCGCGTCGATGGTCTGCCGGAGGTCCACCTGATCCAACGGTGACGCCCCCGAGCGCGAGGGCTGCACGTCCCCTCCAAGCTGGGCGGCCAGGACCCGCTCCTTCCACTGCTGGTTCTTCTCCGGGCTCCGGTTGGACGGGAAGGCCTTGTCGATCTGCTCGTTCAGGTTGGCGGAGTTCCGGGTGCTCTGCGCCGCCAGCGCCAGCTTCGTCGCCATCTCGCCGAACGCGCGCGCCGACTCCGCGTTGGTCGTCAACGCCGCCAGGGCGTTCTTCTGGTTCGCGTCCAGGCCCGTCAGGTTGGCGAAGGGGCTGGCCTGCCCGAGCGCCGTCAGCAGCGCGCCCACGCCCGTGGGGTCCGGCGCGGCCGGCGCGTTCTGGATGCTGACCAGGGACTGAGGCAGCGCCGTGGGCGTGGTGCTCTGCGGCGCCTGGTAGCGGCTGTCCGCGCTCACCGGGTTGATGGCGGTGGGCTCACCCAACGGAGACTGCTCCCACCGCCAGAAGCGCGTGTCGTCGATGCGCTCGCAGGCGTTGCACGCGCCGCGCACGGCCTCCGCGAAGACGCCCGGCGTCGGGACGCTCAGCCGGAAGACGGAGCCCTCCCCGCCCTCGCGCTCGGACTCCGTCTGATAGTGCTCCAGCAGCGAGGCATGGGCGATGGCGCCGCTCCCACTCTGGGCCGCCGTCCCCAGCTCGTAGGTGGGGTCCAGGTTGAAGCCGCGCGCCACAGGGAGGATCAGGCAGTTGCCCGCCACGCCCAGCAGCCGGTTCTCCACCAGCGAGGCCAGGGAGCGTCCCATCACCCCGCGCCGCGCGTAGACGGCGTTGAAGTCGTCCTGCGCCAGGTGGATGCGGTCCAGCATCATGTACCGCCGGTGCGCGGTGATGCCGTGGCACCAGATGACGTGGTGGTAGTGCTCCAGGTTCTCCAGGTTGAGGTGGTCCCGGAGCTGCTGGGCCAGCCGCTGGTCCTCCTGCCACGGGTTGCGCTGCTCCTCGGGGCTCAGGGGCGTGGGGAGGAACACCTGGTCCGCGGCGCCAATGTCGTTGCGGATGGCCCGGTCATTCACCAGCGTCCCGCTGAAGTGCCGCGTGCGGTAGCGCAGCGTGCCCCGGTCCACGATGGCGAAGCTGCCGGACTGGCTCACGCTGGGGCTCGTCAGCCGCAGCCCGAGAATCTGACCGCGCCGGAGGTCCGTGGGCGTGCCCGTGAAGGCCTGCGCCCCCACTCCGGCGCGCAACGCCCGCAGGTCCTGCGTGTGCGTGGACCGCACGGACACCGTCAAGGTCCGGCCCGGGGCGTAGTCCGTGAGCAGGGTGCAATCCAGGCGAAGGTCCCGCACGGTCGTCCCATCCGCGAGGATGGCCTCGAAGCGGAGCTGCTCGACGAAGTTGCGCGCGAGCACCGGGCCGTGCTGCTCCTGGAAGGCGCGCTCGCGATGCTCGGGCGAGAGCGCCTTGAACTGGTGGCCGATGCCGAGGATGTCCAGGCCCCGGAACACGTGGCTCAGCGTGGCCCAGGTGGCGGCGTCAATCGTCCCGTCCGTCTTGTCCGCGGGACGGGTCAGGGTCAGCCGCAGTTGGAGCTCGCCCGAGAACTCCTCGATGCCCTCCTCGCTGAACGGCAGGAACGTCACCGCCCCCGAAGGCGCCACCCGGTGGGGGAAGTCGGTGCCTTCGTACGCGGCGGCGATACGGTCCAGCGCGTCGAAGCCCTTGCGCAGCTCCTGCCCCTTGAGCGTGTCCGCCGCGTACAGCAGGTGCTCGGACAGGCACTCACGCCAGCGGAGGACCTTCGCGTCCGTGAAGCGGCTCATCATCAGCGGGACGAAGAGGCACTCCTGGACGTCCACCAGCGCCTGCTCGATGACGAAGTGCCGGAGGATTTCGAAGTACTGGATGGTGAGCGCGTGGCAGTGGTTGTGGTTGGCCACCACCTCCGTCTGCACCGACAGCGACTCGCCCTGTCGCGCGCTGGTGACGACGGTGGCCCGCTGGCTCCGGACCGCGGAGGTGGCCTGCATGGTGGCGTCCCGCAGCCGGTTGTGCAGGCTGGACGTCATGTCCCGGGTGTTGTCCTGCCACGCCGAGGACGAGGCCGACCCGCCCGAGATGCTGAAGCCCGTGGAGAGTCCCAGGGCCACGCCGTTCTTGCTGCCACTGCCCGCCAGTCCCAGTCCAAAGGCCGAGCCGCGCGTCTTGGCGGAGCTGCCTCCCTTCATGGACTCCTGGACGGTGCCCATGAGGATTTCGTCGATGTCCCGGTCCCTGGAGAGGGTGTGCTGCAGCGACTCCTCCACCACCGTGGCGTCCTCGCGCGACGCGCCCTCGTCCCGGTTCCAGTCGTGGATGACCAGTTGCTTCTTCTGCCCCGGCGCCAGCGGCAGGGAGTACAGCAGGTCTCCCATCGAGTACCCGTCCGCCTTGAAGGTCTGCTTGAAGTGCAGCACGTGGCCATGGGCCAGCGAGACGGCCTGGTAGATTTCGAAGTCCGTGGCCTCGTCGTCCCAGCGCAGGGGGTTCTTGCTCCCCAGCGTCTGACGCAGGGTGCGGTGCAGGTGCCTGGCGTAGCCCTCCAAGTCGGACGTGTCGCCGCTCCACTCCTCGGGCGAGGCCTCGCCCACGGGAACGAGCGTGCCGCGCGGATCGGTGGTGCGGACGATGGCGTATTGGCTGAACTCCTCCAGCGTCCGGTTGGGGACGGTGAAGTTCACGCAGGCGCCGCCAATGTCCTGCGAGTAGCTGGACTCACTGGCGACGAGCTCGTCCGTCCCCGGCAGCCGGGGCGTCGGGTCATGGCAGGCGCAGTCGTCCTCCTCCGCGCCAGTCCCCTGCCCGGGGCTCCCTGTCTCGGACACCAGCAAGGTGAAGGCGGGGAAGAAACCACCCGCGTCGAGCGGGATGGAGATGGGCTGCGCGGGACGCGAGGAGACGACCGCGTGGGCGCCGACAAATACCTCGTTGGGCACCACCACGGAGAAGTTGCCGCTGCTGTGGGTGGAGACCGAGGCCAGGGGGACCGCCACCGGCTCCGCGGCCGTCCCGTCATCGCGCAGGCCATAGAAGAGCACCTGCTGCCGCTTCATCGCCTTGCCCGACGGGTCCACCAGACGTCCCTTGAGGATGCGGGTGGCCACGGGCGCGCTCGCTCCGGGCGAGAGGACACGCGGAGAGAAAGGCTCCACCTTGATGAACACCTGGGCCACCCGGAGCGCCTGGCTCAGCGTGAGGTGCGTCGGCTCGAGGAGCCGTGTGGGCAACCCGTTGGGCGTGCGCACGACGAACGTGAGCGGGCTGTTGGCGAAGCGGCCAGCGTCCACCAGGTTCACCTGGAAGTTCCCATCCGGCCCCAGCAGAACCTCCTGGTGGATGGGCGTGGACTGCCCATCCCCGTCGATGGTGTCCGGGCAGGAGATCGCCAGCACGAAGCCCGCGACGGAGCCCTCCAAACTGGCCACCGTGCCTCGGAGTGGGACGAACTTCACCGGCTCCAAGGCCTGCGCGTCCGCCCGGCTCTGGCTGGTGGTCGTCGACGCGGACGTCGAGGTGCTGGCCCCTTCCCGCGACGCCTCCGTGGACACGAGCACCGCGGAGGACCGGCTCGCGGAGGACTGCTGCGACGCTTCGGCCTTCTTGAGGACGACGCGGTCGGGCACCGCGATGCCGAGCCGCCGGTCCTCCTCCGCGGGCTTGCTCTCCGCCAGCAACAACGCGTCCAGCCCGGCCTTGCTGTCGAACGCGCGCGTCGCGACGAGCTCCCCCTCGCGGAGGACGAAGACCGAGATGGGGAAAGGGAGCTTGGAAGAGGTGATCTTCTGGAAGAAGAACGCGCCCTCGGGGCTCGTGAACTCAGCGGTGAAGAGGGGCGCACCCACGACCTGCCCCAACAGCACCTTGTAGGACGCGGGAATACCTGCGTCCGACCCAATCAACTGTCCGTGAAGTCT
This genomic window from Myxococcus hansupus contains:
- a CDS encoding 3-phosphoshikimate 1-carboxyvinyltransferase, which encodes MSTTDKASRIRVDPSALRPAALTPPVSKSDAQRALVLGHLTGAWPLPSVQAEPDEDLPADVRVLRRGVEALRLPPDAVRDIDCADGGAPFRILVTQAAVTPGAQARFTGTPRLGERPHGPLFTSLREALSSAGLTLTDGAPWPVTLHAPRDTSNVTAVFRVPGSQSSQYASSLLLGCAALYLRERRPWRVEIEGGLTSAGYLELTLTWLRRFGFDIQSAPSSYTVAGYTAPASVPTLPGDWSSLGYLLLVAWKTGGTVVRADTGSAHPDDAMVRLIEQVGLRAVPTGETFSLKVEGQLSGGLRASGEECPDLLPTLAALACVLPAPSTLTEVGILRVKESDRLEGIRTLVAAFGGTTELQGERLQIHPPRTPPSGFEMSSQGDHRLAMTAATLCVLSGSPLTLTGPECVEKSFPGFWRQLSRAGVRITDAP
- a CDS encoding citrate synthase, with translation MAKDTLTITDNRTGKTYEVPIENGCIRTNALRQIKSGDDDFGLMGYDPAFLNTANCKSAITFIDGDKGILEYRGYPIEQLAEKSSFIEVAYLLLNGELPTPKELEQFNHLVTHHTYVHENVKSFMDGFRYDAHPMSMLSSTVAALSSFYPDAKNIKDPLSRRIQITRLIAKMPTIAAFSYRHTMGLPYIYPDNDLSYVANFLAMIKRIGTSTYKVHPVLERALDILFILHADHEQNCSTTSVRTVGSSEVDPYSAVSAGIGALYGPLHGGANEAVLRMLRDIGHISKIPEFIKSVKSGEGEKKLMGFGHRVYKSYDPRAKVIKRVADEVFEVTGKNPLLEIAVELERIALEDEYFVKRKLYPNVDFYSGLIYEAMGFQVEMFPVLFAIPRTVGWCAQWEEMVTDNEQKIARPRQVFTGAPRRDYVPMDKRAAK
- a CDS encoding AMP-dependent synthetase/ligase, yielding MDLPKTVVHALHDRATQQEHRPALWTRRGGAYAPTSWFEYAQRVKRFALGLHALGVGAGQPVGILSFNREEWHVADLAAIALGGVPVGLYTTSSPEQLEYILGHCEATVLVVENEKHLRTGLALRERLPKLRHLIVMDAPTTLPQGVLRYADVLAQGAGADEKPYWDSVNTLKPEAMGTLIYTSGTTGHPKGVMLSHHNLVWTAKQLTDSVTFGGPESSSLVSYLPLSHIAEQIISLHSPLLNGVQVYFATSVDAMPQSLREVRPSFFFGVPRVWEKFKAKAEDGLNAQPPTKRKVVAWARRVASERNARVMRQQSVPMLMEAQYRLARRLIFGPLKERIGMDRVTFFATAAAPIGRDVLDFFASIDIVIHEVWGMTEVTGPGTVNTEAYTRLGSVGRAMMGVELRIADDGELLVRGGNVCMGYYKNPEATAELLADGWLHSGDVGQLDAEGFVQITGRKKDIIVTSGGKKTSPSNIEELLKALPGVGQAVVLGERRNYLVALLTLDAEKAKALAKTQGWPEDVALLAEDARVRQFLQERVERDVNPKLSRFETIKRFALLPKDFSVEGGELTPKLSVRRNVVAEKYARVIEGLYDESQPGTSSRTG
- a CDS encoding bifunctional nuclease family protein, with protein sequence MFVAPLSAVLLALGGLLLFPAFTAPEALAALGGAPGQQPCVTEGEEDPKACSELVELEVQDVVPLEEAQAHAVVLATKDKGIVLPVFVDEASAISIAFRLAERQPPQPLAQDLLDDVVNRLGGKVTEVRIDDLRDNVYSGRVFLEQGQKKMTLEARPSDSIAMALTSHARIRVTRKVLTLAGITREEIEGLQKEGPGVGGSGPLDMTPGFPSPGAPNEPPIDMDLKGLPPGHPMPKTPPLGTGKEIEL